The genomic DNA ACCAACATCGACCTGGATTTCGCCAGCGGCGTGCGCACCCTGCTGCGGCAGGATCCGGACATCATCATGATCGGCGAAATCCGCGATCTGGAAACCGCGCAGATGGCGGTGCAGGCCTCGCTCACCGGCCACCTGGTGCTGTCCACGCTGCATACCAACGACGCGCCCTCGGCGATCACCCGCCTGCTCGATCTGGGGGTGCCGCATTACCTGCTGGCCTCCACCCTCAACGGCATCCTCGCCCAACGCCTGGTGCGGACGCTGTGCCCCCACTGCAAGGTGCCGCAGGTGCTCGAAGCCGCCGATTGGGCGGTGCTGGCTGATGGCCAGATGGCATATCCAGATGCCGCAACGCCGTACCGTCCGGTCGGTTGCCTGGAGTGCCGACGCACCGGTTTCCTCGGCCGGATCGGGCTGTATGAGTTGCTGCCATTGGGTTCGCGGCTGCGTGGACGGATCCGCGCCGACATGGATCTGGCCGCTTTTTCGCGTGAAGCGCGCGGTGCCGGACTACGCACCCTGCGTCAGGCAGGCCTTGAAAAGGTGGCCCTGGGGCTGACTACAATCGAGGAAGTCCTGTCTGTCGTCCCTGCCGCCGATGAATCCACTGCCCTTCCTGATCATTGAGACCGGCCGCCCCCTGGCGGCGCTGCGTCGCTATGGGCGCTTTCCGCACTGGATCCGCGTCGCCGCCGGTCTGGAACAACACGAGACGCGGGTAGTCGACGCCGAGCACGGTGATGCGCTGCCGGATGTGCGCGACTACGCCGGTGTGCTGGTGACCGGGTCGGCCGCCTACGTCACCGACCGCGCCGAATGGAGCGAGCGCAGTGCGACGTGGCTGCGGCATGCCGTCCACGGCGGGACCCCGGTGTTCGGCATCTGCTACGGGCACCAGTTGCTGGCGCATGCGCTCGGGGGCGAAGTGGACTACAACCCGGCCGGGCGCGAATCCGGCACCATCGAACTGTCCCTGGATCCGGCGGCCGGCGACGATCCGCTGTTTTCCGGGCTGCCTGCGTGCTTCCCGGCGCACGCCACGCACATGCAGACGGTGCTGCGCGCCCCCGATGGGGCCGCCGTGCTGGCCCGCTCCAAGCTGGATGCCTGCCATGCCTTCCGCTGGGGCGACAGCGCGTGGGGCGTGCAGTTCCATCCCGAGTTCGCCACCCACCACATGCGCGGCTACGTCCGCGCCCGCGCGCAATGCATCACCCAGCACGGTGGCTGCGCACGCAGCATCGAGCGCGCGGTCAGTGCCGCACCGCTGGCGCGTCAGCTGTTGCGCCGTTTCGTGCGCCAGGCCCGCCACGCTTCAGGTCACGCCGTCATAAAACAGGGATAATCGGCTGACGCAGGGCGATGCCCTGCACCTCCCCCTGTATTTCGGATTCGTATGAGCGAGATTCGCAAGCTTCCGGCATCCGCCGGTGCGGAATGGCTGATGTCCGGCTTCACCCTGCTGCGCAAGGCGCCGGTGGGCTTGGGCACGCTGGGCGTGATCTGGGCGCTGGCTGCCCTGTTGGTAACGGCGCTGGCGACGATGGTGCCGGTGCTCGCGCTGCCGGCGCAGCTGGTGATGGCGCTGGCTGGCCCGTTGATTTTCGGTGGCCTGGTCTGGGCGGTACGCGAGGTCGACCAGGGTCGGCCGGCGCTGCCCGCGCACCTGCTGCAGGGCCTGCACGAGGGTCGCGCGCCGCAGCTGCTGGTGTCGCTGCTGCCCCAGCTGGTGGCCGGGCTGGTGCTCGGCATCCTGCTGCTGCTGCTCATCGGCAGCTCGGGGCTGGGCCAGCTGAGCGAGGTGATGACCAAGCTCAACGAGCTCAGCCAGTCCGGCGGCCAGCCGAGTCCGGCGGAAATGGAGGCCTTGGCCGCCAGCCTGCCGGCGGGGAGGATCCTGCTGTGGCTGCTGTGCGTGCTGGTGGTGTTCATCGGCGTCGCATTGGCCCTGTTCACGCTGTCGCCGCAGGTGATGTTCGAGCACCGCAACGGTCTGCAGGCACTGCGCCTGAGCCTGCGCGCCTGCGCGCACAACCTGCTGCCGATGCTGGTGTTCTTCCTGCTCGCCTTCGTGGCGGTGTTCGCCGTGTATTTCCTGGTGATGATCGTGGCGATGATCGCCCAGCTGGTCGGCGGCGCGATGCTGGCGCTGTTCGCAGCCCAGCTGCTGCTGATGGGCGTGGTGATGCCGGTGTTCGCCGGTGCCGTCTACAGCGCGTGGAAGCAGATGTTCGGGACGGAAGGCGAGCCGCCGGCGTTGCCCGACAGCGGCCCCACCAACGTATTCCACGCCTGATATCCCATTGCTGGATTTGATGGACCGTGCGCTCGCCGAGCGTGGCTCGGCGCTACACCTGCCCGGTAGCGCCGCGCCACGTCCGGCGGGCGCAGCGGATCAGTTGCTGGTCTGCTTGGTGCTGGACGGTACCAGCCATCGCGACGCATGGATGCCCAGCTCGTAGAGCAGGCACATCGGAATCGCCAGCATCAGCTGCGACACCACGTCGGGGGGAGTCAGGATGGCGGCCAGGACGAAGATGCCAACCACCGCATAGCCGCGGCCTTCCTTGAACTGCGCCGGGCTCACCCATCCCAGCAACACCAGGATCACCATCGCCACCGGCAGTTCGAAGCTGCCACCGAAGGCGAAGAAGATGGCCAGCACGAAATCCAGGTAGGCGTTCGCGTCCGGCGTAATGGCGATCACGTCCGGTCGGAATGTGGTGAGGAAGTGGAACACCGCCGGCAGCACGAGGAAGTAGGCGAACGCGCAACCGATGTAGAACAGCAGCACCGACGAGGCGAGGATGGGGACGGCCAGTCGTTTTTCGCGTGCGTACAGACCGGGGGCAACGAACGCCCACAGCTGATACAGCAGCCACGGCATCGCCACGAACAGGGCGACAAAGAAGGTCAGTTTCAACGGGGCGAAGAAGGCACCGGCCGGGTTGATGGCGATCATCGACTGCCCATTGGGCAGCTGGGAGATCAGCGGCTCAGCGACGTAGGTGTAGAGCGTGCGCGAGAACGGCAACAGGCCCAGCAGCACCACACCCAGCCCCAGCAGCGCCCGTACCAGACGCGCACGCAACTCCACCAGGTGTTCCACCAGCGAACTCTCGCCGAACTCATGCTCGCTCATGGCGTGCTCTCCGGACGTCGTGCATCACCGGTAACGTCGTTGGGATCGGGGCGGGCAGGCGAGGCGACGGCGGGCCCATCGGTCACCCGGGCCGGATCAGGATTGATCGCAGCGTCCGCCTCCGGCATCGCCGGAGGTACGGATTGCGCAGCCGTACTCAAGGTTTCACTCAGCTTCTCGGTGCTGTGGATCTCGTCGGCGAGCGTGCGGCCCTGCGCATCCACGTCCTGCACGTGTCGGCGTGCAGCTTCGCCACTGGCACGCAGCTCGCTCTCGGTATCCTGCATCGACTGGCGCACGTCCTGCATCTGCCGCTTGATGTCTTCAGCCTGCAGCTCGCGCTCGAGCTCCTGCTTCACCGAATCCCACTGATTGCGCGCACGGCGCACCCACAGCCCGGCAAAACGCGCCGCTTTCGGCAACCGCTCGGGGCCAAGCACCACCAATGCCACGATCGCAATGACCAGCAGCTCGCTGAAACCAATATCAAACACCGCTCCGCCTCCGGATCAACGCGGGTCGCGGTCGCGCTCGTCCTGCACTGTGCTGCTGCGCGAGGCATCCTGACGCGACTCATCACCCAGCTGCGCGCCGGGCTTGTCTTCGTCGCGCATGCCCTTCTTGAATTCCTTGACCGCCGAGCCGAGGTCCTTGGCGCCGCTGGTCAGCCGTTTGGTGCCAAACACCAACAGGACCACGGCCAGCACGATCAACCAGTGCCAAATGCTGAAACTGCCCATGACATGCTCGCAATTGTTTTTCAGTAATCAGGACCCCGAGCATAGCGCACCGACCGGGGGCCGGTGCGCATGCTGGAAGTCAGTTGCCGTCGAGCGACTCCGTACGGATCTCGCCTTCGGTCACCGGCTGGAAGCCCTGCTGCGGCGGCGGCGCGGCAGGAACGTTCTGCATCGGCACGGTGGTCGCTTCCGCCGCTGGCGGTGGCGTTACCTGGGGTGCGGTCTGCACCGCCGGTGCGGCACTGCGCGGTGCGGGCGGAGTCGCACTGGTGCCGCGGTTGTTGCGTGCTGAATAGGTCGCTTCTTCAAGGCGATCCCTGAATGCCACCACGTCCATCGAAGGCGCGCCGGCAGCACGCCCTTCGAAGATCATCCGCGGCGTCGTGCCACTGCCGTAGGCGTCAAGGTTGGCAGCATCGTCGATCTGCAGGACCGCACCGTCCAACGCGACGCCGGCGAACAGACCGCGCGCACGCGACCACGACCAGATCTCTGCCTTCAGCTGACCATCGGTCGCGGCGGCCGCATTGCGGCCCACCGGACCGGCCGCGATTCCGGCGTCGGCACCAAGGGTAAACTTGCCATTGACCAGATTCTCCAGGCTGCGGTCGTTGCGGAACACAAGCACCACGTCAGACGACTGCACACCTGCCTGGAAGCCGATGCTGCCGCCGGTCAGTTTGATGAAGACCGGATTGGACCAGCTGCCATCCGGCGATTTGACCGACATCAGGCCATGGCCGCGACGACCACCGATCACCAGACCCGCCTTGATGGTGTCAGGAATGACGATGACCGCGCGGCCCTCATCCAGGAGCTTGTCCGGGATGCCCTGCTCGGGCATGCCCTGGATCTCGGCCAGCACGCGCACCGCGTTGCGGGCACGCTGGTCTTCCTGGGGTCCGGCCAGCGCAGCCTGGCTGGTCAACAGCAGGCCGGCGGTCACCAGCAGAGTAAGGCGAAAACGAGGCATGTCGGACTCCGTATCAGTTCACGAAGAAGATATAGCAAGTTGTTGAAACTAGGCGCCCGGAAATGAATCTGTTCTGAGCAGGGTCGGTCTCCGATTCAGCTCGTTGATTGCAGTCCGAGAGCAGTCTCATCCCTCCCGCAGACCGTATAGGCGACAATAGCTGATGCTCGACGCTCCCGATTCCGCCGTGCTTGCGGTCAACCTAGGCACCCCCGAAGCGCCCACCGCGCCTGCGGTCCGGCGTTACCTCGCTGAATTCCTGTCAGACCGACGCGTGGTCGCGATCCCGGGCATTTTCTGGAAGCCCTTGCTGTACGGGGTCATCCTTCCCTTGCGCGGCCCCCGTTCGGCGGAAAAATATGCACAGGTCTGGCTGAAAGACGGCTCCCCGCTGATGGTGCACACGCGAAACCTCGCGCTCTCCATGCAGCAGCTGATGCCGGGGCGCCGCGTTCGGCATGCGATGCGCTATGGGTCCCCTGCGCTGGGTGCTGAACTGGACGCCGCCAAGGCAGCCGGTATCCGCCGTGTGACCGTCCTTCCGTTGTACCCGCAGTATTCGACCACCACCACGGCCTCGGTCGAGGACCTGGTGGACGCATGGCGCCGCCGCAATCCGGACGTGCAGGTCACGCTGATCAAGGAGTATCCGGTCCACCCCGCGTGGGTGGCTGCGGTAGCCGGGTCCATCCGTCAGTGGTGGCAGCAGAACGGGCGTGGGCAGATGCTGATGTTCTCGTTCCATGGCATCCCGCAACGCGTCGCCAATGCGGGGGATCCGTATCCCCGTCAGTGCGAGGCAAGCGCGGCCGCCATCGCCGAGGCGCTGGGCTTGTCTGCAGACGAATGGCAGATGGGCTATCAGTCGCGGTTCGGCAGCGAAAAATGGCTGCAGCCGTATGCCGAACCGAGCCTGTGGGCGCTCGCCGAGCGTGGCGTGAAACAGATCGACGTCGTCTGCCCGGGCTTCGCCACCGATTGCCTGGAGACGCTGGAGGAAGTGGCGCTGGGATTCGGCCGTACCTTGGCCGAACGTGGCGCCGAGATGCGCTACATTCCCTGCCTCAACGATGACCCCGCGCACGCTGCGGCCTTGGCAGAGCTGGCGGAGGACACCTTGCGGTGAGCCTGGAGCCGTTTACCCTCGACCTTGGCGGTCAGACGGCGAGCGGCCTGCGTCGAACGGGCGAGGGGACGCGCGTACTGGCGCTGCATGGCTGGCTGGACAATGCGGCCAGCTTCGTCCCGCTGCTTGATCATCTGCCAGGACGGGACATTGCCCTTCTGGACCTGCCCGGACACGGGCACAGCAGCCACCTGCCCCAGGGTGCCAGCTACACCACACCGGCGGCGATCTGCCATGTGCTGGATGTGGCCGATGCGTTGGGCTGGGACACGTTTACGCTGCTCGGTCACTCCATGGGGGCCGGGATCGCGAGCCTCACGGCAGCCGTTTCCGAGCGCGTCGAGCGACTGATTGCGATCGAGGCGCTGGGTGGCCTGCGCGGACCGGAGGAAGAAACCGCCCAACGGCTGCGCGATCACGTCCAGGCCAGTCGCCATGGCAGCGGCCGCCCACTCCGCGTGTTTCCCACGATGGCGGCCCCCATCCGCGCCCGGATGATGGCCAACCAGCTGAGCGAAGCCAACGCCCGCCTTCTGGTGGAACGGGGCGTACGCGAGGTGCCGGGGGGCTATAGCTGGCGCAGTGATCAGCGCTTGATGCTGCCGACCGCGCTACGACTTACCGAAGGCCAGATCGACAACCTGCTGCAGGCGATTGCCTGCCCCGTGCAGGTGATCTATGCCACGCCGGCGCAATCCTATTATCCAGAGCCTCTGCGCAGTGAGCGACTGAAGCACCTGCGGCAAGGCCAACTGGCCCTGCTGCCCGGCACGCATCACGTGCACATGGAGCGACCGGCGGA from Stenotrophomonas sp. 169 includes the following:
- a CDS encoding glutamine amidotransferase, which translates into the protein MNPLPFLIIETGRPLAALRRYGRFPHWIRVAAGLEQHETRVVDAEHGDALPDVRDYAGVLVTGSAAYVTDRAEWSERSATWLRHAVHGGTPVFGICYGHQLLAHALGGEVDYNPAGRESGTIELSLDPAAGDDPLFSGLPACFPAHATHMQTVLRAPDGAAVLARSKLDACHAFRWGDSAWGVQFHPEFATHHMRGYVRARAQCITQHGGCARSIERAVSAAPLARQLLRRFVRQARHASGHAVIKQG
- a CDS encoding BPSS1780 family membrane protein produces the protein MSEIRKLPASAGAEWLMSGFTLLRKAPVGLGTLGVIWALAALLVTALATMVPVLALPAQLVMALAGPLIFGGLVWAVREVDQGRPALPAHLLQGLHEGRAPQLLVSLLPQLVAGLVLGILLLLLIGSSGLGQLSEVMTKLNELSQSGGQPSPAEMEALAASLPAGRILLWLLCVLVVFIGVALALFTLSPQVMFEHRNGLQALRLSLRACAHNLLPMLVFFLLAFVAVFAVYFLVMIVAMIAQLVGGAMLALFAAQLLLMGVVMPVFAGAVYSAWKQMFGTEGEPPALPDSGPTNVFHA
- the tatC gene encoding twin-arginine translocase subunit TatC: MSEHEFGESSLVEHLVELRARLVRALLGLGVVLLGLLPFSRTLYTYVAEPLISQLPNGQSMIAINPAGAFFAPLKLTFFVALFVAMPWLLYQLWAFVAPGLYAREKRLAVPILASSVLLFYIGCAFAYFLVLPAVFHFLTTFRPDVIAITPDANAYLDFVLAIFFAFGGSFELPVAMVILVLLGWVSPAQFKEGRGYAVVGIFVLAAILTPPDVVSQLMLAIPMCLLYELGIHASRWLVPSSTKQTSN
- the tatB gene encoding Sec-independent protein translocase protein TatB, with the translated sequence MFDIGFSELLVIAIVALVVLGPERLPKAARFAGLWVRRARNQWDSVKQELERELQAEDIKRQMQDVRQSMQDTESELRASGEAARRHVQDVDAQGRTLADEIHSTEKLSETLSTAAQSVPPAMPEADAAINPDPARVTDGPAVASPARPDPNDVTGDARRPESTP
- the tatA gene encoding Sec-independent protein translocase subunit TatA; this encodes MGSFSIWHWLIVLAVVLLVFGTKRLTSGAKDLGSAVKEFKKGMRDEDKPGAQLGDESRQDASRSSTVQDERDRDPR
- a CDS encoding YSC84-related protein — encoded protein: MPRFRLTLLVTAGLLLTSQAALAGPQEDQRARNAVRVLAEIQGMPEQGIPDKLLDEGRAVIVIPDTIKAGLVIGGRRGHGLMSVKSPDGSWSNPVFIKLTGGSIGFQAGVQSSDVVLVFRNDRSLENLVNGKFTLGADAGIAAGPVGRNAAAATDGQLKAEIWSWSRARGLFAGVALDGAVLQIDDAANLDAYGSGTTPRMIFEGRAAGAPSMDVVAFRDRLEEATYSARNNRGTSATPPAPRSAAPAVQTAPQVTPPPAAEATTVPMQNVPAAPPPQQGFQPVTEGEIRTESLDGN
- the hemH gene encoding ferrochelatase — protein: MLDAPDSAVLAVNLGTPEAPTAPAVRRYLAEFLSDRRVVAIPGIFWKPLLYGVILPLRGPRSAEKYAQVWLKDGSPLMVHTRNLALSMQQLMPGRRVRHAMRYGSPALGAELDAAKAAGIRRVTVLPLYPQYSTTTTASVEDLVDAWRRRNPDVQVTLIKEYPVHPAWVAAVAGSIRQWWQQNGRGQMLMFSFHGIPQRVANAGDPYPRQCEASAAAIAEALGLSADEWQMGYQSRFGSEKWLQPYAEPSLWALAERGVKQIDVVCPGFATDCLETLEEVALGFGRTLAERGAEMRYIPCLNDDPAHAAALAELAEDTLR
- a CDS encoding alpha/beta hydrolase, encoding MRRTGEGTRVLALHGWLDNAASFVPLLDHLPGRDIALLDLPGHGHSSHLPQGASYTTPAAICHVLDVADALGWDTFTLLGHSMGAGIASLTAAVSERVERLIAIEALGGLRGPEEETAQRLRDHVQASRHGSGRPLRVFPTMAAPIRARMMANQLSEANARLLVERGVREVPGGYSWRSDQRLMLPTALRLTEGQIDNLLQAIACPVQVIYATPAQSYYPEPLRSERLKHLRQGQLALLPGTHHVHMERPADVAAIISAFLG